A single region of the Leptolyngbya sp. 'hensonii' genome encodes:
- a CDS encoding type IV pilin-like G/H family protein — MKTEFKAKFLQHFAQKCSREKGFTLIELLVVIIIIGILAAIALPSFLNQATKARQAEAKQNIGSMNRAQTAYMIENEIFAATLSDLGLGIQTQTVHYRYSISPVEGIIGNNATLTINNQSVSLNANLRSYAGGVALGFVATDDHTEAVVLTVLCETRQASKQPALDQILQSNIVLSQCQSDPSGGAYRLMNGR, encoded by the coding sequence ATGAAGACTGAATTCAAGGCAAAATTCCTTCAGCATTTTGCCCAGAAGTGTAGCAGGGAAAAAGGCTTTACCTTAATCGAGTTACTGGTCGTTATTATTATCATTGGTATTCTTGCTGCGATCGCTCTCCCCTCTTTTTTGAATCAAGCTACAAAGGCCAGACAGGCGGAAGCCAAACAAAATATTGGTTCTATGAATCGAGCTCAAACAGCTTACATGATTGAGAATGAAATCTTTGCCGCAACACTGTCAGATCTGGGGCTGGGGATTCAGACTCAAACCGTTCACTATCGATATTCTATTAGTCCCGTTGAAGGTATTATTGGCAACAATGCCACACTGACAATTAATAACCAAAGCGTTTCTCTTAATGCCAATTTACGGTCTTATGCGGGTGGGGTCGCTCTGGGTTTTGTGGCGACTGATGATCATACCGAAGCAGTGGTATTGACCGTTTTATGTGAAACGCGGCAGGCCAGCAAGCAGCCTGCCCTGGATCAGATTCTCCAAAGTAATATCGTTCTCAGTCAATGTCAGAGCGATCCTAGTGGGGGGGCTTACAGATTAATGAATGGTCGATAA
- a CDS encoding TIGR03792 family protein, whose translation MVIEWLRIQVPPEEREQYIQADAEIWTPFLAAQPGFLNKEVWIAPDRPDQVMMVIRWASMDLWQSIPREQLQAIDLRFTAALGRTYDIVESIAYQVRKFS comes from the coding sequence ATGGTGATTGAATGGCTCCGAATCCAGGTTCCGCCCGAGGAGCGGGAACAGTATATCCAGGCAGACGCGGAAATCTGGACCCCCTTTCTGGCGGCCCAGCCGGGATTTCTGAATAAAGAAGTTTGGATTGCCCCCGATCGACCCGATCAGGTGATGATGGTGATTCGCTGGGCTTCTATGGACCTGTGGCAGTCAATTCCCAGGGAACAACTGCAGGCTATTGACCTGCGGTTTACCGCAGCCTTAGGCCGTACTTATGACATTGTTGAGTCGATCGCTTATCAGGTGCGCAAATTTTCCTAG
- a CDS encoding zinc ribbon domain-containing protein, translating into MAECPYCHQRVDTQAVVCPSCRKPLKAYGHPGIPLHRAQGDASLCQTCAYHADDTCTFPQRPLARDCTLYVDVNQPQPQPPVYRLSPTQAAIGWIQRHLVWVVLVALIGLSLALALANSKR; encoded by the coding sequence ATGGCTGAATGTCCCTACTGTCACCAACGGGTTGATACCCAGGCCGTGGTTTGTCCCTCCTGCCGCAAACCCCTCAAAGCCTATGGCCATCCGGGTATTCCCCTGCATCGGGCGCAAGGAGACGCTTCTCTCTGTCAGACCTGCGCCTACCATGCCGACGATACCTGCACCTTTCCCCAGCGGCCTTTAGCCAGGGACTGTACCCTCTACGTGGATGTCAATCAGCCCCAGCCCCAGCCACCGGTCTATCGGCTGTCCCCGACTCAGGCTGCGATCGGCTGGATACAGCGGCATCTGGTTTGGGTAGTTCTGGTGGCCCTGATTGGACTGAGCCTCGCCCTGGCCCTGGCGAATAGCAAGCGCTGA
- a CDS encoding CHAT domain-containing tetratricopeptide repeat protein has product MALQLPGSTRCSASLLILLLGLSPALSGAVLTDRSPLASPLQLAQATDPRKVEADRLFQQGIEQYKISQFEAALQSWQQALKLYQELKDRLGEGLALGNLGNAYDALGNYPKAIEYHQQSLAIKREIKDRLGEVNALGNLGIAYDALGNYPKAIELQEQSLAIAREIKDRLGEEAALGNLGIAYWSLGNYPKAIELQEQRLAIAREIKDRRGEGQSLGNLGLAYLSLGNYPKAIEVQEQSLAIARELKYRRGEGAALDNLGNAYWSLGNYPKAIEYHQQSLAILRAIKDRLGEVNVLGSLGLVYLSLGNYPKAIELQEQSLAIAREIKDRLGEGNALGNLGNARFNAGQLPQAEQDLFAAISVYESLRENLKDSDKVSIADTQFRAYNNLQRVLIAQNKVEPALEIAERGRARAFAELLAKRTQEKETLAIQPIQIAAIKQVARERKATLVEYANIYDEQGEWLFIWVVKPTGEVAFRQVDLKPLQQQKTSLTNLVAAARCLGAIGCEESVLSRGSQPVTFNLAQGDRQFGQAPVTTIRNEYLQQLHKLLIDPIADLLPKNPNERIIFVPQGSLFLLPFAALQDDQGQYLIDHHTIGIAPSIQVLQLTRQQRSASRTGEILLVGNPTMPRVIFKIGEPXKPLTALAGAEQEARAISQLLXVPALIGPQATKVAVLKLMPKARIIHLATHGILDDIGSGGVPGAIALGPSSSQPNDGLLTANELLDLKLKAELVVLSACDTGKGKITGDGVIGLSRSLITAGVPSVIVSLWKVPDAPTAELMTDFYRYLNQGKDKATALRQAMLDTKQKYPDPIAWAPFELIGEAE; this is encoded by the coding sequence ATGGCACTCCAGCTTCCCGGTTCAACCCGATGTTCTGCTTCCCTGCTAATCCTGTTGCTGGGCCTCAGTCCCGCCCTTTCCGGTGCCGTCCTGACAGACCGGAGTCCCCTTGCATCGCCTCTGCAACTGGCCCAGGCTACCGACCCCCGCAAGGTCGAGGCCGATCGCCTGTTTCAGCAGGGAATTGAGCAGTACAAGATCAGTCAGTTTGAAGCAGCGCTACAGTCCTGGCAACAAGCCCTCAAGCTCTACCAGGAACTCAAAGACCGACTGGGGGAGGGACTAGCCCTGGGCAATCTGGGAAATGCTTACGATGCTCTGGGGAATTATCCCAAAGCGATCGAGTATCACCAACAGAGTTTAGCCATCAAACGGGAAATCAAAGACCGACTCGGCGAGGTGAATGCCTTAGGCAATCTGGGAATTGCTTACGATGCTCTGGGGAATTATCCCAAAGCGATCGAGCTTCAGGAACAGAGTTTAGCCATTGCCCGGGAAATCAAAGACCGACTCGGCGAGGAGGCTGCCCTCGGCAATCTGGGAATTGCTTACTGGTCTCTGGGGAATTATCCCAAAGCGATCGAGCTGCAGGAACAGCGTTTAGCCATTGCCCGGGAAATCAAAGACCGGCGGGGGGAGGGGCAATCCCTCGGCAATCTGGGCCTTGCTTACTTGTCTCTCGGCAATTATCCCAAAGCGATCGAGGTCCAGGAACAGAGTTTAGCCATTGCCCGGGAACTCAAATACCGACGCGGCGAGGGGGCTGCCCTCGACAATCTGGGCAATGCTTACTGGTCTCTGGGGAATTATCCCAAGGCGATCGAGTATCATCAACAGAGTTTAGCCATTCTCAGGGCAATCAAAGACCGACTCGGCGAGGTGAATGTCTTAGGCAGTCTGGGACTTGTTTACTTGTCTCTGGGCAATTATCCCAAAGCTATTGAGCTTCAGGAACAGAGTTTAGCCATTGCCCGGGAAATCAAAGACCGGCTGGGGGAGGGGAATGCCTTAGGCAATCTGGGAAATGCACGATTTAATGCTGGCCAACTCCCCCAGGCAGAACAGGACCTCTTTGCTGCCATTAGTGTCTATGAATCTCTACGAGAAAATCTAAAAGATAGCGATAAAGTTTCCATTGCCGATACCCAGTTCCGGGCTTACAACAATCTACAACGAGTGCTGATAGCCCAGAACAAGGTAGAACCGGCCCTGGAGATTGCCGAACGGGGACGGGCCAGGGCTTTCGCGGAATTGCTGGCAAAACGCACCCAGGAGAAAGAGACTCTCGCGATTCAGCCCATCCAGATCGCCGCCATCAAACAGGTGGCCAGGGAGCGAAAGGCAACCCTGGTGGAGTATGCCAATATCTATGATGAGCAAGGCGAGTGGCTCTTTATCTGGGTGGTGAAACCCACTGGAGAGGTGGCTTTCCGTCAGGTGGACCTCAAACCCCTGCAACAGCAGAAAACTTCCCTGACCAATCTGGTGGCGGCGGCCCGCTGCCTGGGGGCGATCGGCTGTGAGGAGTCTGTCCTCTCCAGGGGCAGTCAACCCGTGACCTTTAATCTGGCCCAGGGCGATCGCCAGTTTGGCCAAGCACCGGTCACCACAATTAGGAACGAATACCTGCAACAGTTGCACAAGCTCCTGATTGACCCGATCGCCGACCTGCTGCCCAAAAATCCGAACGAACGGATCATCTTCGTGCCCCAGGGTTCCCTGTTTCTGCTGCCCTTTGCCGCCCTGCAGGATGACCAGGGACAGTACTTAATCGACCACCACACGATCGGGATTGCGCCTTCGATTCAGGTGTTGCAGTTGACTCGCCAGCAGCGATCGGCCAGTCGGACYGGAGAGATTCTACTGGTGGGCAATCCCACCATGCCCAGGGTGATCTTCAAAATTGGGGAGCCRSCCAAACCCCTCACCGCCCTTGCGGGAGCTGAGCAGGAAGCCAGGGCCATTTCCCAAYTGCTCMAAGTGCCCGCTTTGATTGGGCCACAGGCGACCAAAGTGGCAGTGCTCAAACTCATGCCTAAGGCCCGGATCATCCATCTCGCTACCCATGGCATCCTGGATGACATCGGCAGTGGGGGAGTCCCAGGGGCGATCGCCCTGGGTCCGAGCAGTTCCCAGCCCAATGATGGKTTGCTCACCGCCAATGAGYTGCTGGACCTGAAACTGAAGGCGGAATTGGTGGTGTTGAGTGCCTGTGATACCGGCAAGGGCAAGATTACCGGGGATGGTGTGATTGGATTGTCTCGATCGCTGATCACAGCGGGTGTGCCCAGCGTCATCGTCTCCCTCTGGAAGGTGCCAGATGCCCCGACGGCTGAGTTGATGACGGATTTCTATCGCTATTTGAATCAGGGAAAAGATAAGGCGACGGCCCTGCGACAGGCGATGCTGGATACGAAACAGAAGTATCCCGACCCGATCGCCTGGGCACCGTTCGAGTTGATTGGAGAGGCAGAGTGA
- a CDS encoding DUF4351 domain-containing protein produces the protein MSVEEIGFEGGIQQGRQEEARSLILRLLHRRLGELPEASRGQIEGLSVAQLEALGEALLDFTHLSHLEAWLAGQER, from the coding sequence ATCAGTGTTGAAGAGATTGGCTTCGAGGGGGGCATCCAACAGGGTCGCCAGGAAGAGGCCCGATCGCTGATCCTCCGTCTGCTGCACCGCCGTCTGGGAGAGTTGCCAGAGGCCAGCCGAGGGCAGATTGAGGGATTATCCGTGGCCCAGCTAGAAGCCTTAGGAGAAGCCCTGTTAGACTTCACCCATCTCTCTCACCTGGAGGCATGGTTAGCAGGGCAGGARCGGTAG
- a CDS encoding alpha-2-macroglobulin: MKFRSRIVRVGLCFLLGLGLVFGIASCTNVIKLAGKEPLPVVSSLPNPKLPDWIEQISPLEEAEPGAQIRIRFKEALIPVEAIDSPDQQQLLKKFEVIPPLPGQFRFLTPRMVGFQAEQALPKATRFRVTLKQGLKDLKGHQLTEDLPWTFNTEAIKLTNLPTVGPEDSPIDIKTTLAVTSNVELDLASLQQSLRLIPAGAQQSAEKGIPCKVTLKQVDETAPSSNPSPQEVFDPSLRVWDYVLTPQQTLAKDTRYRVTFAPGLRATRGNLPSDKPFASEVKTYAPLAFQKIEYEGEGGSAGRFVKGWADLRFNNVVDPESVQQNLKITPAPKADLPVARAYERSFTINLNPWALEPKTTYTVTIEAGLKDEFGQTLGKPVTVQYETGDLAADIWAPSGLNIFPTGKDLRLDLSTVNLPQAMYKAAYRVVNPTDLVYADSALPEEERVNLLPFPTAWKSYKLNGQKQNQPLTTNVPLRQQLGGETGMLAYGFQARTSQYVEDGKTRWREPAVYGLVQLTNLGVFAQWFPESGLVRSHHLSDGSPVVGAVVEIYKSRVGEKTRSEVSPCATGKTDTTGTLALDRTALQQCIQQTGGNQVFKAGPELLVVVREQQDWAFTRTSEYGGAYGFGVDADWEPDQPLSRGTIFSDRQLYQPGEKAWFTGVAYYLQRGELKQDQKARYALTLQLPDGQKTDLGSQTTNEYGTFALELPLQGDQPLGYYTLTAKGENGLEISGEFRVAEFKPPNFKVDLNLDREFATPGQMVEAKAQSSYLFGAPVDSGKAQFNVTRRQTSLIPKGWEDFSFGRQWFWPEESPEVNGDVLQKNVALSSTGAGNQTVMVGKDLPYPMTYQVDVQVADVSNLSVSNSKSFIALPDNRLIGLQSDFVAEAGKPFSVQVIVTDPTGNVQEGESIQLELQLMKYSSIARVEEGSRTAQNQVQYQTVGQAEIRSGNTPQTVSLTPTESGSYRLRANLAGAKGENTATDLQIWATGANTVNWGNRYRNDRLEVKLDKKTYQVGETATALIQSPYPAGDLYFAVIRHGQIYQTVTKVQGGAPQVKFLVTPEMLPNAAVQAVLVRQGDPLPQLEPGSLENLVKIGFAPFSIETEAQYLKVQATPARAELEPAGEQTLKLELKTAQDKPVKGQVTVMVVNEAILQLTGYRPPDLVKTVYAEQPISMRFADNRPNVILEPQASPIEKGWGYGGGESTGAAGTRVRKKFQPLAYYKAVETDAAGQAEVTFTLPDDLTTWRVLAVATTIDRRFGNGEATFLTTQPLLTNPILPQFARPGDRLLGGLSVTNTTGQTGSLSMTGTATGPVQFEQNNQPVSTQSLQTPVESGTKAYRFPMTVITTGKAQVQFSTQLGSGASDAFEVPLEVRELEVTEQAVATGVTENQVRVPLNLENNVVPTAGGLEVNLASSLMPQLTAPARQSLDEEQLPFLEPIASQLSIAANLQRLSKQYGQTFATFNPTQQAAQSLERLRKLQKPDGGFAAWPGLEKADPFITPYAAEAIAQARAAGLTVEEGLVKRTTSYLKAILANPGQFEYCKESLCRHQMRLRSLMALAALGDRRTEFLAEIVPQAREYDQVTQIKLARYLAQFPDWQAEAQTLSNQIQETISETGRSAAVNLPPTWRWLSSPTAAQAQALRLFIAQPGKPEVVDRLLQGLLNLRREGTWATTYDNAAALTALVEYGQLQPTPPDFKATVQLAGQQLAATQFQGYRNPSLAVTVPMAQLPKGKQEVVIQKSGQGKLHYLVAYRYRLQGHQPGKLNGLRVSRELRPAGETQVLRRLGLYAPDQPLKVEPGQIFDVGLEIITDHPVDHVVITDPLPAGFEAVDSSFQTAPAYLQAQSDSWKLGYQTIYRDRVVAFGDRLEPGVYQMHYLVRSVTPGQFLWPGAEAHLQYAPEEFGRSASSMLEISDRS; the protein is encoded by the coding sequence ATGAAATTCAGAAGCAGAATCGTCAGGGTGGGTCTGTGTTTTCTGTTGGGATTAGGACTGGTGTTTGGGATCGCCAGTTGCACCAATGTGATCAAATTGGCTGGCAAGGAACCTTTGCCAGTGGTGTCCTCCCTACCCAATCCCAAGCTGCCCGATTGGATTGAGCAGATCAGTCCCCTGGAAGAAGCCGAACCGGGAGCCCAGATTCGCATCCGATTTAAGGAAGCTCTGATTCCAGTGGAAGCGATCGACAGCCCCGATCAACAGCAACTGTTGAAGAAATTTGAGGTAATTCCCCCACTACCGGGTCAATTTCGCTTTCTGACCCCCCGCATGGTTGGCTTTCAGGCAGAGCAGGCCCTGCCCAAAGCAACCCGGTTTCGAGTCACCCTGAAACAGGGCCTGAAGGATTTGAAAGGACACCAGCTCACAGAAGACCTGCCCTGGACCTTCAATACCGAAGCCATCAAGCTGACGAATCTACCTACCGTCGGGCCGGAAGATAGCCCGATCGATATCAAGACGACCCTGGCTGTGACCTCTAATGTGGAACTGGATCTGGCTTCTCTGCAGCAATCCCTGCGGTTGATCCCGGCTGGTGCCCAGCAGTCAGCGGAAAAGGGGATTCCCTGTAAGGTAACGCTGAAGCAGGTCGATGAAACGGCCCCATCCTCCAATCCATCCCCTCAAGAGGTCTTCGATCCCTCCCTGCGTGTCTGGGATTATGTGCTCACACCCCAGCAAACCCTGGCCAAAGACACCCGTTACCGCGTGACGTTTGCGCCTGGTTTGCGGGCCACCCGGGGTAATCTACCCAGCGACAAACCTTTTGCCAGCGAAGTCAAAACCTATGCCCCTTTAGCTTTTCAAAAGATCGAGTATGAAGGAGAAGGGGGCTCCGCTGGGCGGTTTGTCAAAGGTTGGGCTGACTTGCGCTTCAATAACGTTGTAGACCCGGAGTCCGTCCAGCAGAACCTTAAAATTACGCCTGCACCGAAGGCAGACCTGCCGGTAGCGCGAGCCTATGAGCGCAGTTTTACCATCAATCTCAATCCTTGGGCTCTGGAACCCAAGACCACGTATACCGTCACGATCGAAGCGGGACTCAAAGACGAATTCGGCCAGACTCTCGGTAAACCAGTGACCGTTCAGTACGAAACTGGGGATCTGGCTGCTGATATCTGGGCTCCCTCCGGTCTCAACATTTTCCCAACAGGCAAGGATTTGCGCCTAGATCTTTCGACGGTCAATCTTCCCCAGGCGATGTACAAAGCCGCCTATCGGGTGGTGAATCCCACCGATCTGGTCTATGCGGATTCTGCCCTGCCGGAGGAGGAGCGGGTGAATCTCCTGCCGTTCCCCACGGCCTGGAAATCCTACAAACTCAACGGGCAAAAACAAAATCAGCCCCTCACCACCAATGTTCCCTTACGCCAGCAACTGGGTGGGGAGACGGGCATGCTGGCCTATGGCTTCCAGGCTCGTACCAGCCAATATGTCGAAGATGGGAAGACCCGATGGCGCGAACCTGCCGTCTATGGGCTGGTGCAGTTGACGAATCTGGGAGTCTTCGCCCAGTGGTTTCCAGAGTCGGGGCTGGTGCGATCGCACCATCTTTCCGATGGTTCCCCTGTGGTTGGGGCCGTAGTAGAGATCTACAAGTCCAGAGTCGGGGAGAAAACCCGCTCGGAGGTCAGTCCCTGTGCCACGGGTAAAACCGATACAACGGGGACTCTGGCCCTCGATCGCACTGCCCTGCAACAATGCATCCAGCAAACTGGTGGGAACCAGGTCTTTAAGGCTGGTCCCGAACTGCTGGTGGTTGTGCGGGAACAGCAAGACTGGGCCTTTACCCGCACCAGTGAGTATGGTGGGGCCTATGGTTTTGGGGTGGATGCAGATTGGGAGCCGGATCAGCCCCTCTCCAGGGGCACAATCTTTTCCGATCGGCAACTCTATCAACCGGGGGAGAAAGCCTGGTTTACGGGGGTTGCCTACTATCTGCAACGGGGGGAACTGAAGCAGGACCAGAAAGCCCGCTATGCCCTCACCCTGCAATTGCCCGATGGTCAGAAGACGGACCTGGGAAGCCAGACCACAAACGAATATGGCACCTTTGCACTGGAACTGCCTCTGCAGGGCGATCAACCCCTGGGCTATTACACCCTGACAGCCAAAGGGGAAAATGGCCTGGAAATCTCCGGTGAGTTCCGGGTGGCTGAGTTTAAGCCCCCTAACTTCAAGGTTGATCTCAATCTGGATCGGGAGTTTGCCACTCCTGGACAGATGGTAGAAGCTAAGGCTCAAAGCAGTTATCTATTTGGGGCTCCGGTTGATTCAGGCAAAGCTCAGTTCAATGTCACTCGCCGCCAAACGTCTCTGATACCAAAAGGTTGGGAGGACTTCTCCTTTGGGCGTCAGTGGTTCTGGCCAGAGGAAAGCCCAGAAGTAAACGGGGATGTGCTCCAGAAAAATGTGGCTCTGAGTAGTACGGGTGCAGGCAATCAGACGGTTATGGTGGGCAAAGATCTGCCCTACCCCATGACCTATCAAGTGGATGTGCAGGTGGCGGATGTCTCGAATCTGTCGGTCTCAAACTCAAAATCCTTCATTGCCCTGCCCGACAATAGGCTGATTGGCCTGCAAAGTGATTTTGTTGCAGAGGCTGGAAAACCCTTTTCCGTTCAGGTGATTGTCACCGATCCCACGGGCAACGTACAGGAGGGGGAATCCATCCAGTTAGAACTGCAACTGATGAAGTACAGCAGCATTGCCCGGGTGGAAGAAGGCAGCCGCACGGCGCAAAACCAGGTGCAGTATCAGACCGTGGGGCAAGCAGAGATCCGCTCCGGCAATACTCCCCAGACTGTTTCTTTAACTCCCACCGAATCTGGCTCTTACCGGCTTCGAGCCAATCTGGCTGGGGCCAAAGGGGAGAATACAGCCACGGATCTGCAGATCTGGGCAACGGGAGCCAATACGGTCAATTGGGGCAACCGCTACCGCAACGATCGGCTGGAGGTGAAACTGGACAAGAAAACCTACCAAGTGGGTGAGACGGCAACAGCCCTGATCCAGTCTCCCTATCCAGCCGGGGATCTGTACTTCGCTGTGATTCGCCATGGCCAAATTTACCAGACAGTAACAAAGGTCCAGGGTGGGGCTCCCCAGGTGAAATTCCTGGTGACGCCAGAGATGCTGCCTAATGCAGCGGTGCAGGCAGTGCTGGTGCGCCAGGGCGATCCCCTGCCCCAGTTGGAGCCAGGGAGTCTGGAGAATCTGGTCAAGATTGGCTTTGCACCTTTCTCCATTGAGACGGAAGCACAATACCTGAAAGTCCAGGCCACACCGGCCCGGGCTGAGCTGGAACCTGCTGGGGAACAAACCCTGAAGCTGGAGTTAAAAACAGCCCAGGACAAACCCGTGAAGGGACAGGTTACGGTCATGGTAGTGAATGAGGCCATCCTGCAATTGACGGGCTACCGGCCACCGGATCTGGTGAAGACCGTTTATGCGGAGCAACCGATCTCCATGCGGTTTGCAGATAATCGCCCGAATGTGATTTTGGAGCCCCAGGCATCCCCGATCGAGAAAGGCTGGGGCTACGGCGGGGGTGAGTCAACGGGAGCCGCTGGAACCAGAGTCCGCAAGAAATTTCAACCTTTGGCCTACTACAAAGCAGTAGAGACGGATGCAGCGGGTCAGGCTGAGGTGACCTTTACCCTACCGGACGATCTGACCACCTGGCGAGTGCTGGCTGTTGCAACCACGATCGATCGACGATTTGGCAACGGGGAAGCGACCTTCCTTACCACCCAGCCTCTGTTGACGAATCCGATCCTGCCCCAGTTTGCTCGACCGGGCGATCGTCTCCTGGGTGGGCTCTCGGTCACCAACACCACGGGCCAGACGGGCAGTCTCTCGATGACGGGAACGGCAACAGGGCCAGTTCAGTTTGAACAGAATAACCAGCCCGTTTCCACCCAAAGTCTGCAAACTCCGGTGGAATCAGGAACTAAGGCTTACCGGTTCCCGATGACGGTGATAACTACTGGGAAAGCCCAGGTTCAGTTCTCGACCCAACTAGGATCAGGGGCCAGTGACGCTTTTGAGGTACCTCTGGAGGTCCGTGAGTTGGAGGTCACGGAACAGGCCGTGGCAACGGGGGTGACGGAGAATCAGGTGCGGGTGCCCCTGAACCTGGAGAACAACGTCGTGCCGACAGCAGGGGGATTGGAGGTAAACTTGGCCAGTTCCCTGATGCCCCAACTCACAGCTCCGGCCCGTCAGAGCCTGGATGAGGAGCAGCTCCCCTTCCTGGAACCGATCGCCAGCCAACTGTCCATTGCAGCCAATCTGCAACGCCTCTCGAAGCAGTATGGGCAGACTTTTGCCACCTTCAATCCAACCCAGCAGGCGGCTCAGTCCCTCGAACGCCTGCGCAAACTGCAAAAACCGGATGGCGGATTTGCAGCCTGGCCCGGTCTAGAGAAGGCCGATCCCTTCATCACTCCCTATGCAGCGGAGGCGATCGCCCAGGCCCGTGCTGCCGGTCTAACTGTGGAAGAAGGGTTGGTAAAACGGACAACCAGTTATCTGAAGGCAATCCTGGCCAATCCTGGCCAATTTGAATATTGCAAAGAATCCCTTTGTCGCCATCAGATGCGGTTGCGTTCTCTGATGGCTCTGGCGGCATTGGGCGATCGGCGCACAGAGTTTCTGGCAGAAATTGTACCCCAGGCCCGGGAGTACGATCAGGTCACCCAGATCAAACTGGCCCGCTATCTGGCTCAGTTTCCAGACTGGCAGGCCGAGGCCCAGACCCTGAGCAACCAGATCCAGGAGACTATTTCGGAAACAGGCCGGAGTGCGGCGGTGAATCTACCGCCAACCTGGCGCTGGTTGTCTTCTCCTACCGCAGCTCAGGCCCAGGCGTTGCGCCTGTTCATTGCCCAGCCAGGGAAGCCAGAGGTGGTCGATCGCCTGCTCCAGGGGCTACTCAATTTGCGCCGCGAGGGCACCTGGGCAACGACCTACGACAATGCCGCAGCCCTGACGGCCCTGGTGGAGTATGGGCAGTTACAGCCCACCCCTCCAGATTTCAAAGCCACGGTCCAACTGGCAGGGCAGCAACTGGCTGCGACTCAGTTCCAGGGCTACCGCAATCCCAGCCTGGCGGTGACGGTACCCATGGCCCAGTTGCCCAAAGGAAAGCAGGAAGTGGTGATCCAGAAATCGGGCCAGGGTAAACTGCATTACCTGGTGGCCTACCGCTATCGGCTCCAGGGTCATCAACCGGGCAAGTTGAATGGACTGCGAGTTAGCCGAGAGTTGCGTCCTGCGGGCGAAACCCAGGTGCTGCGTCGGCTGGGATTGTATGCGCCGGATCAACCCCTGAAAGTAGAACCAGGTCAGATCTTCGATGTGGGGCTGGAAATTATTACCGATCATCCCGTAGACCATGTGGTGATCACCGATCCACTCCCCGCAGGCTTTGAAGCAGTGGATAGCAGCTTCCAGACGGCTCCAGCCTACCTGCAGGCTCAAAGTGATAGCTGGAAACTGGGCTACCAGACGATCTACCGCGATCGGGTGGTCGCTTTTGGCGATCGTCTGGAGCCGGGCGTTTACCAGATGCATTACCTGGTGCGTTCTGTCACACCGGGGCAGTTCCTCTGGCCAGGGGCCGAAGCACATCTGCAATATGCCCCTGAGGAGTTCGGGCGATCGGCCTCCTCCATGCTGGAGATCAGCGATCGGTCCTAG
- the speY gene encoding deoxyhypusine synthase, whose translation MSRLLSHKITPAPMPSEISVVDLIDGYFTAYNSARLREICHLLSREVMQEGVTVGVSLSGAMTPAGFGVSVLSPLMRAGFIDWMISTGANLYHDIHYGLGLDLYASQPFLDDVKLRQEGRIRIYDIIFNYDVLLETDAFIRQILWAEPFQKRMGTAEFHYLLGKYMHEVEKQLGIQHSCLLATAYECGVPIYTSSPGDSSIGMNVAAIALEGSKLVIDPSLDVNETAAIAYAARESGIPGVEGKSAALIIGGGSPKNFLLQTQPQLHEVLGLEERGHDFFVQITDARPDTGGLSGATPTEAVSWGKVDPDELPNTVVCYTDSTIALPILTAYVINQCQPRPLKRLYDRRPEITAKLQADYLAAKAAQSERAGVKAAEEKVPVLVGSALQQPVATYPCGTPIRQKAK comes from the coding sequence ATGTCAAGATTGCTCAGCCACAAAATCACACCCGCCCCCATGCCCTCTGAAATCAGCGTTGTAGACCTGATTGACGGGTACTTTACGGCTTACAACTCAGCTCGGCTGCGGGAGATCTGTCACTTACTGAGTCGCGAAGTGATGCAGGAGGGCGTGACGGTGGGGGTCAGTTTGTCTGGTGCTATGACCCCTGCTGGTTTTGGAGTTTCTGTTCTGAGTCCGTTGATGCGAGCCGGATTTATTGACTGGATGATCAGCACCGGAGCCAACCTCTACCACGACATCCACTATGGATTGGGTCTGGATCTATATGCCAGCCAACCTTTTCTTGATGATGTAAAACTCCGTCAGGAAGGGCGTATCCGGATTTACGACATTATTTTCAATTACGATGTGTTGCTGGAGACCGATGCATTCATCCGCCAGATCCTCTGGGCCGAACCCTTTCAGAAACGCATGGGAACTGCCGAATTCCACTATCTGCTGGGCAAATATATGCACGAGGTGGAGAAGCAGTTGGGGATCCAGCACTCCTGTCTGTTGGCCACTGCTTATGAGTGTGGAGTCCCGATTTACACGTCATCCCCTGGGGACAGTTCGATTGGGATGAACGTTGCTGCGATCGCGCTGGAAGGGTCCAAACTGGTGATCGATCCCTCTCTGGATGTGAATGAAACAGCTGCGATCGCCTATGCGGCCCGTGAATCTGGCATTCCTGGGGTAGAGGGCAAAAGCGCTGCCCTGATTATTGGGGGGGGCAGTCCCAAGAACTTCTTGCTGCAAACCCAGCCCCAACTCCATGAAGTCCTGGGATTGGAAGAGCGGGGGCATGATTTCTTCGTCCAGATCACAGATGCCCGTCCTGATACAGGGGGCTTGTCTGGGGCTACCCCGACTGAAGCGGTGAGCTGGGGCAAGGTGGACCCAGATGAGTTGCCCAATACGGTCGTCTGTTACACCGACAGCACCATCGCCCTGCCCATCCTGACTGCTTACGTGATCAACCAGTGTCAGCCCCGGCCTTTGAAGCGGCTCTACGATCGGCGTCCGGAAATTACCGCCAAACTGCAGGCCGATTACCTGGCAGCCAAAGCGGCACAATCTGAACGAGCCGGGGTGAAAGCTGCTGAGGAGAAAGTCCCAGTACTGGTCGGGAGTGCTCTACAACAGCCTGTAGCCACCTATCCCTGCGGCACTCCGATCCGTCAGAAGGCAAAGTGA